A window of Streptomyces sp. DG1A-41 contains these coding sequences:
- a CDS encoding CDP-alcohol phosphatidyltransferase family protein, translated as MGQPVASRGQTATPNLGKAMLNKYARAFFTRVLTPFAAFLIRRGVSPDTVTLIGTAGVVAGALVFYPRGEFFWGTVVITLFVFSDLVDGNMARQLGRSSRWGAFLDSTLDRVADGAIFGGFILWYAGGGDDLVLCAVSIFCLASGQVVSYTKARGESIGLPVAVNGLVERAERLVISLVAAGLAGLHAFGVPGIQYLLPIALWIVALGSLVTLIQRVVTVRRESAEAEAAAAAQDDNGGEQENASHGSEAST; from the coding sequence ATGGGCCAGCCGGTGGCCAGCAGGGGCCAGACGGCGACACCGAACCTCGGGAAGGCCATGCTGAACAAGTACGCGCGTGCATTCTTCACGCGTGTTCTCACACCGTTCGCCGCGTTTCTGATCCGGCGGGGCGTCAGCCCCGACACCGTCACGCTCATCGGAACGGCCGGTGTGGTCGCGGGCGCGCTGGTCTTCTATCCCAGGGGCGAGTTCTTCTGGGGCACGGTCGTGATCACGCTGTTCGTGTTCTCCGACCTGGTCGATGGCAACATGGCCCGCCAGCTCGGCCGTTCGAGCCGCTGGGGCGCCTTCCTGGACTCCACGCTCGACCGGGTCGCCGACGGCGCGATCTTCGGCGGCTTCATCCTCTGGTACGCCGGCGGGGGCGACGACCTCGTCCTGTGCGCGGTCTCGATCTTCTGCCTGGCCAGCGGCCAGGTGGTGTCGTACACCAAGGCACGCGGCGAGTCGATCGGCCTGCCGGTCGCCGTCAACGGGCTGGTCGAGCGGGCCGAGCGGCTGGTGATCTCCCTGGTCGCGGCCGGTCTCGCGGGCCTGCACGCGTTCGGTGTCCCGGGCATCCAGTACCTGCTGCCCATCGCCCTGTGGATCGTCGCCTTGGGCAGCCTCGTCACGCTGATCCAGCGGGTCGTCACGGTCCGCCGGGAGTCCGCGGAGGCAGAGGCCGCGGCCGCCGCGCAGGACGACAATGGTGGCGAGCAGGAGAACGCCTCTCACGGGAGCGAGGCGTCCACGTGA
- a CDS encoding elongation factor G-like protein EF-G2 produces the protein MGDKAQTHPGAAGRAQAADHPQSVRNVVLVGHSGSGKTTLVEALALTAGAVNRAGRVEDGGTVSDYDDIEHRQQRSVQLSLVPVEWDGIKVNLLDTPGYADFVGELRAGLRAADAALFVVSASDGVDGSTRMVWEECAAVGMPRAIVVTHLEAARADFEEMTRICAEAFGADDPDAVLPLYLPLHGPQAPDGHAPVTGLIGLLSQKLFDYSTGERKESEPGEDQLPLIEEARNRLIEGIISESEDETLMDRYLGGEPVEVKTLIEDLERAVARGVFFPVLAAAPAAEGSRQGLGTVELLELITRGFPTPLEHETVRVTTIDGKPRELEPCDPDAPLVAEVVKTSSDPYVGRLSLIRVFSGTLRADQTVHVSGHGLADRGHEDHDVDERIGALSTPFGKQQRPVSHVIAGDLACVAKLSRAETGDTLSAKDDPLLMEPWQMPDPLLPLAIQAHSKPDEDKLSQGLARLVAEDPTMRLEQNQDTHQVVLWCLGEAHADVALERLRSRYGVQVDVVPHKVSLRETFATKAAGRGRHVKQSGGHGQFAICEIEVEPLPGGSGIEFVDKVVGGAVPRQFIPSVEKGVRAQAAKGVAAGYPLIDVRVTLLDGKAHSVDSSDAAFQTAGALALREAAADARIHLLEPVAEVSVLTGDDFVGAVMSDLSGRRGRVLGTEQTPGGRTLIRAEVPEIEIGRYAIDLRSMTHGTARFGRRYARHEPMPQQVADRIREEERKAS, from the coding sequence ATGGGCGACAAGGCACAGACACACCCTGGGGCCGCCGGCAGGGCACAGGCGGCCGACCACCCCCAGTCCGTACGGAATGTGGTGCTGGTCGGCCACTCCGGATCGGGCAAGACCACGTTGGTGGAAGCCCTCGCGCTCACGGCGGGGGCAGTCAACCGGGCGGGCCGCGTGGAGGACGGCGGCACCGTCTCCGACTACGACGACATCGAGCACCGGCAGCAGCGCTCGGTGCAGCTCTCCCTGGTACCCGTCGAGTGGGACGGCATCAAGGTCAATCTCCTCGACACCCCCGGATACGCCGACTTCGTCGGTGAGCTCAGGGCCGGTCTGCGCGCGGCGGACGCGGCCCTCTTCGTCGTCTCGGCCTCGGACGGCGTGGACGGCTCGACCCGCATGGTGTGGGAGGAGTGCGCGGCCGTGGGCATGCCACGGGCCATCGTCGTCACGCACCTGGAGGCGGCGCGCGCCGACTTCGAGGAGATGACCCGGATCTGCGCGGAGGCCTTCGGCGCGGACGACCCCGACGCGGTCCTGCCGCTCTACCTGCCGCTGCACGGCCCGCAGGCGCCGGACGGGCACGCTCCCGTGACCGGCCTGATCGGGCTGCTGTCGCAGAAGCTGTTCGACTACTCGACCGGCGAGCGCAAGGAGTCGGAGCCGGGCGAGGACCAGCTGCCGCTGATCGAGGAGGCCCGCAACCGGCTGATCGAGGGGATCATCTCGGAGAGCGAGGACGAGACCCTCATGGACCGCTACCTCGGCGGGGAACCGGTCGAAGTCAAGACCCTGATCGAGGACCTGGAGCGGGCCGTCGCACGCGGTGTCTTCTTCCCCGTCCTGGCCGCCGCCCCCGCGGCCGAGGGCTCCCGGCAGGGGCTCGGCACGGTGGAGCTGCTGGAGCTGATCACCCGGGGCTTCCCGACACCGCTGGAGCACGAGACGGTGCGGGTGACGACGATCGACGGCAAGCCGCGCGAGCTCGAGCCGTGCGACCCGGACGCGCCGCTGGTCGCGGAGGTCGTGAAGACCTCCTCCGACCCGTACGTCGGCCGGCTGTCGCTGATCCGCGTGTTCTCCGGCACTCTGCGCGCCGACCAGACGGTCCACGTCTCGGGGCACGGCCTGGCCGACCGCGGGCACGAGGACCACGACGTCGACGAGCGGATAGGCGCCCTGTCCACGCCGTTCGGCAAACAGCAGCGCCCGGTGTCGCACGTCATCGCGGGCGACCTGGCGTGCGTGGCCAAGCTCAGCCGCGCCGAGACCGGGGACACCCTGTCCGCCAAGGACGACCCGCTGCTCATGGAGCCGTGGCAGATGCCCGACCCATTGCTGCCGCTGGCCATCCAGGCGCACAGCAAGCCGGACGAGGACAAGCTCTCGCAGGGCCTGGCCAGGCTGGTCGCCGAGGACCCGACCATGCGGCTCGAACAGAACCAGGACACCCACCAGGTGGTCCTGTGGTGCCTGGGCGAGGCACACGCGGACGTCGCCCTGGAGCGGCTGCGCAGCCGCTACGGCGTCCAGGTCGACGTCGTGCCGCACAAGGTGTCCCTGCGCGAGACGTTCGCGACCAAGGCGGCCGGGCGCGGTCGGCACGTCAAACAGTCCGGCGGGCACGGGCAGTTCGCCATCTGCGAGATCGAGGTGGAGCCGCTGCCGGGGGGCTCGGGCATCGAGTTCGTGGACAAGGTCGTCGGCGGCGCGGTGCCCCGGCAGTTCATCCCGTCGGTGGAGAAGGGCGTACGGGCCCAGGCCGCCAAGGGTGTCGCCGCCGGGTATCCGCTCATCGACGTACGCGTGACCCTGCTGGACGGCAAGGCGCACTCGGTGGACTCCTCCGACGCCGCGTTCCAGACGGCCGGCGCGCTCGCGCTGCGGGAGGCCGCGGCCGACGCGAGGATCCATCTGCTGGAGCCGGTGGCCGAGGTGTCGGTGCTGACCGGCGACGACTTCGTGGGCGCCGTGATGAGCGACCTGTCGGGGCGGCGCGGCCGGGTGCTCGGCACCGAGCAGACGCCCGGCGGGCGCACCCTGATCCGGGCCGAAGTGCCGGAGATCGAGATCGGCCGCTACGCGATCGACCTGCGGTCGATGACGCACGGCACGGCACGCTTCGGCCGCCGGTACGCGCGGCACGAGCCGATGCCGCAGCAGGTCGCGGACCGGATCCGTGAAGAGGAGCGCAAGGCCTCCTAG
- a CDS encoding HIT domain-containing protein, with protein sequence MLHCMTSEPEQQLGVGTQDAFQRLWTPHRMAYIQGENKPSGPGAGDGCPFCSIPAKSDEDGLVVKRGEQVYAVLNLYPYNGGHLMTVPYRHVADYTDLTAGETAELGELTKQAMTALRAASGAHGFNIGMNQGSVAGAGIAAHLHQHIVPRWGGDTNFMPVVGHTRVLPQLLADTRKMLAEAWPTA encoded by the coding sequence ATGCTGCACTGCATGACGAGTGAGCCGGAGCAGCAGCTGGGAGTGGGGACGCAGGACGCGTTCCAGCGTCTGTGGACGCCCCATCGGATGGCCTACATCCAGGGGGAGAACAAGCCGAGCGGCCCGGGCGCCGGCGACGGCTGCCCCTTCTGCTCGATCCCGGCCAAGTCCGACGAGGACGGGCTGGTCGTCAAGCGCGGTGAGCAGGTCTACGCCGTGCTCAACCTGTACCCGTACAACGGCGGGCACCTGATGACCGTGCCCTACCGGCACGTCGCCGACTACACCGACCTCACGGCGGGGGAGACCGCCGAGCTCGGCGAACTCACCAAGCAGGCGATGACGGCCCTGCGCGCGGCCTCCGGCGCACACGGCTTCAACATCGGCATGAACCAGGGCTCGGTCGCCGGCGCGGGCATCGCGGCGCACCTGCACCAGCACATCGTGCCGAGGTGGGGTGGCGACACGAACTTCATGCCGGTGGTGGGGCACACGCGGGTGCTGCCGCAACTGCTGGCGGACACGAGGAAGATGCTGGCGGAGGCCTGGCCGACGGCTTAG
- the thrS gene encoding threonine--tRNA ligase, which yields MSDVRVIIQRDSEREERVVTTGTTAAELFAGERSIIAARVGGELRDLSYALSEGDEVEGVEISSEDGLNILRHSTAHVMAQAVQELFPEAKLGIGPPVRDGFYYDFDVEKPFTPEDLKAIEKKMQEIQKRGQKFARRVVSDEAAREELAGEPYKLELIGLKGSASSDDGADVEVGAGELTIYDNLDAKTGELCWKDLCRGPHLPSTRAIPAFKLMRNAAAYWRGSEKNPMLQRIYGTAWPTKDELKQYLEFLAEAEKRDHRKLGSELDLFSIPEQIGSGLAVFHPKGGVIRRVMEDYSRRRHEEEGYEFVYTPHATKGKLFETSGHLDWYADGMYPPMQLDEGVDYYLKPMNCPMHNLIFDARGRSYRELPLRLFEFGTVYRYEKSGVVHGLTRARGFTQDDAHIYCTREQMSEELDKTLTFVLGLLRDYGLTDFYLELSTKDPEKFVGSDEAWEEATETLRQVAEKQGLPLVPDPGGAAFYGPKISVQTKDAIGRTWQMSTIQLDFNLPERFDLEYTGPDGAKQRPVMIHRALFGSIERFFAVLLEHYAGAFPAWLAPVQAVGIPIGDAHVEYLEKFAAAAKKKGLRVEVDSSSDRMQKKIRNAQKQKVPFMVIAGDEDMSHGSVSFRYRDGSQENGIPFDEAIAKIVKVVEERAQV from the coding sequence GTGTCAGACGTCCGTGTGATCATCCAGCGCGATTCCGAGCGGGAAGAACGCGTGGTGACGACGGGCACTACGGCCGCCGAGCTCTTCGCCGGCGAGCGCTCGATCATCGCCGCGCGCGTGGGCGGCGAACTCAGGGACCTGTCGTACGCCCTGTCCGAGGGCGACGAGGTCGAGGGCGTCGAGATCTCCTCCGAGGACGGCCTGAACATCCTGCGCCACTCCACCGCGCACGTCATGGCGCAGGCCGTGCAGGAGCTCTTCCCCGAGGCCAAGCTCGGCATCGGCCCGCCCGTCAGGGACGGCTTCTACTACGACTTCGATGTCGAGAAGCCGTTCACGCCCGAGGATCTCAAGGCCATCGAGAAGAAGATGCAGGAGATCCAGAAGCGGGGGCAGAAGTTCGCCCGCCGCGTGGTCTCCGACGAGGCCGCCCGCGAGGAACTGGCCGGTGAGCCGTACAAGCTGGAGCTGATCGGCCTCAAGGGCTCCGCCTCCTCCGACGACGGCGCGGACGTCGAGGTCGGCGCCGGTGAGCTGACGATCTACGACAACCTGGACGCCAAGACCGGCGAGCTGTGCTGGAAGGACCTCTGCCGCGGTCCCCACCTGCCGTCGACCCGTGCGATCCCGGCGTTCAAGCTGATGCGCAACGCGGCCGCCTACTGGCGCGGCAGCGAGAAGAACCCCATGCTCCAGCGCATCTACGGCACCGCCTGGCCGACCAAGGACGAGCTGAAGCAGTACCTGGAGTTCCTCGCCGAGGCCGAGAAGCGCGACCACCGCAAGCTCGGCAGCGAGCTCGACCTGTTCTCCATCCCGGAACAGATCGGCTCCGGCCTCGCCGTCTTCCACCCCAAGGGCGGCGTCATCCGCCGGGTCATGGAGGACTACTCGCGCCGCCGCCACGAGGAGGAGGGCTACGAGTTCGTCTACACCCCGCACGCCACCAAGGGGAAGCTCTTCGAGACCTCGGGCCACCTGGACTGGTACGCCGACGGCATGTACCCGCCCATGCAGCTCGACGAGGGCGTGGACTACTACCTCAAGCCCATGAACTGCCCGATGCACAACCTGATCTTCGACGCGCGCGGGCGCTCCTACCGTGAGCTGCCGCTGCGCCTGTTCGAGTTCGGGACGGTGTACCGGTACGAGAAGTCCGGCGTCGTGCACGGCCTGACCCGCGCCCGCGGCTTCACCCAGGACGACGCGCACATCTACTGCACCCGCGAGCAGATGTCGGAGGAGCTCGACAAGACGCTCACCTTCGTCCTCGGCCTGCTGCGCGACTACGGCCTGACCGACTTCTACCTGGAGCTGTCCACCAAGGACCCGGAGAAGTTCGTCGGCTCGGACGAGGCCTGGGAGGAGGCCACGGAAACCCTCCGCCAGGTCGCCGAGAAGCAGGGCCTGCCCCTCGTCCCCGACCCGGGCGGCGCCGCCTTCTACGGGCCGAAGATCTCCGTCCAGACCAAGGACGCCATCGGCCGCACCTGGCAGATGTCGACCATCCAGCTCGACTTCAACCTGCCGGAGCGCTTCGACCTGGAGTACACCGGCCCGGACGGCGCCAAGCAGCGCCCGGTCATGATCCACCGCGCGCTGTTCGGCTCGATCGAGCGCTTCTTCGCGGTGCTCCTGGAGCACTACGCGGGTGCCTTCCCGGCGTGGCTCGCCCCGGTCCAGGCGGTCGGCATCCCGATCGGCGACGCGCACGTCGAGTACCTGGAGAAGTTCGCGGCGGCGGCCAAGAAGAAGGGCCTGCGCGTCGAGGTGGACTCCTCCTCGGACCGGATGCAGAAGAAGATCCGCAACGCCCAGAAGCAGAAGGTGCCCTTCATGGTCATCGCGGGCGACGAGGACATGTCCCACGGGTCCGTGTCCTTCCGTTACCGTGACGGCTCCCAGGAGAACGGCATCCCGTTCGACGAGGCCATCGCGAAGATCGTGAAGGTCGTCGAGGAGCGGGCGCAGGTCTGA
- a CDS encoding DUF4365 domain-containing protein, translated as MAIAQPERGGLLPERTAPSRGTLATTACMETLQVGYLHAVAAAAGCSLSQPFPDSGIDWHVSHSAPGHTVDDEVTIKVQLKATYQVPPNPPGRTFAFTLDNDHLAKLARTPVSVHKILVVMLVPRAQDDWLRAGHDRLDLRHCCYWTNLAGQPITGRRRTTVRIPTSRIFDDRALCEIMTRVGTGGKP; from the coding sequence ATGGCCATAGCGCAGCCCGAACGGGGCGGGCTGCTGCCCGAGCGCACGGCCCCCTCTCGCGGCACTCTCGCCACCACCGCCTGCATGGAGACACTCCAGGTCGGCTATCTGCACGCCGTCGCGGCGGCCGCCGGCTGCTCGCTCTCCCAGCCGTTCCCCGACAGCGGCATCGACTGGCACGTCAGCCACAGCGCCCCCGGGCACACGGTCGACGACGAGGTCACCATCAAGGTGCAGCTCAAGGCCACGTACCAGGTGCCGCCCAACCCACCGGGCCGCACCTTCGCCTTCACGCTCGACAACGACCACCTGGCGAAGCTCGCCCGCACACCCGTGTCGGTGCACAAGATCCTGGTCGTGATGCTGGTGCCGCGCGCCCAGGACGACTGGCTGCGCGCCGGCCACGACCGGCTCGACCTCAGGCACTGCTGCTACTGGACCAACCTCGCCGGCCAGCCGATCACCGGCCGCCGCCGCACCACCGTGCGGATACCGACTTCACGCATCTTCGACGACCGGGCGCTGTGCGAGATCATGACGCGGGTCGGGACGGGAGGGAAACCGTGA
- a CDS encoding 3'-5' exonuclease — translation MTTCWYEGPLAAFDTETTGVDVETDRIVSAAVVVQDAPGVRPRVSRWLVNPGVPVPAEATAVHGLTEEHLQRNGRWPAPVMFEIAEALAEQAHVGRPVVVMNAPFDLTLLDRELRRHRASALSRWFESAPLFVLDPRVLDKHLDRYRKGRRTLTDLCAHYGVALEGAHDAAADAVAALEVTRAVGRRFASRLERLAPGELHTLQAVWHAAQARGLQAWFARSGVEEAVDPAWPLRPDLPAAA, via the coding sequence ATGACGACGTGCTGGTACGAGGGGCCATTGGCCGCTTTCGACACGGAGACGACGGGCGTGGACGTCGAGACCGACCGCATCGTGTCGGCCGCCGTCGTCGTCCAGGACGCCCCGGGCGTCCGGCCGCGGGTCAGCCGCTGGCTGGTGAACCCGGGCGTGCCGGTGCCCGCCGAGGCGACGGCGGTGCACGGGCTGACGGAGGAACACCTCCAGCGCAACGGCCGCTGGCCGGCGCCGGTGATGTTCGAGATAGCGGAGGCGCTCGCCGAGCAGGCGCACGTCGGCCGCCCGGTCGTGGTGATGAACGCGCCGTTCGATCTGACCCTGCTCGACCGGGAGTTGCGCCGCCATCGCGCCTCGGCCCTGAGCCGCTGGTTCGAGTCGGCGCCGCTGTTCGTGCTCGACCCGAGGGTGCTGGACAAGCACCTGGACCGCTACCGCAAGGGCCGCCGCACGCTGACCGATCTGTGCGCGCACTACGGCGTCGCCCTGGAGGGCGCGCACGACGCGGCGGCCGACGCCGTGGCGGCGCTGGAGGTCACCCGGGCGGTGGGCCGCCGTTTCGCGTCGCGGCTGGAGCGCCTCGCCCCCGGGGAGCTGCACACGCTTCAGGCGGTGTGGCACGCGGCGCAGGCCCGGGGTCTCCAGGCGTGGTTCGCGCGCAGCGGCGTGGAGGAGGCGGTCGATCCGGCCTGGCCGCTGCGTCCGGACCTGCCGGCGGCGGCCTGA
- a CDS encoding SRPBCC family protein has translation MDWNHYRFRSLWTLPAPPAPVYEALERAEDYPRWWRQVREVTRLDDTTGVVRIRSVLPYDMTFTAREVRRDFGAGVLEIALSGDLEGCARWTLTPDGAGTRARYDQVVDVRKPLLRRLAVPCRPAFRANHRLMMREGARGLARHLATV, from the coding sequence ATGGACTGGAACCACTACCGTTTCCGCAGCCTGTGGACCCTGCCCGCGCCGCCCGCCCCCGTGTACGAGGCGCTGGAGCGCGCCGAGGACTACCCCCGGTGGTGGCGCCAGGTCCGGGAGGTGACGCGGCTCGACGACACGACGGGGGTGGTCCGGATCCGCTCCGTCCTGCCGTACGACATGACCTTCACCGCGCGGGAGGTGCGACGTGATTTCGGGGCCGGCGTGCTGGAGATCGCCCTGTCCGGTGACCTGGAGGGCTGCGCGCGCTGGACGCTCACCCCGGACGGGGCGGGGACTCGCGCGCGGTACGACCAGGTCGTCGACGTCCGCAAGCCGCTGCTGCGACGGCTCGCCGTGCCGTGCCGGCCGGCCTTCCGGGCCAATCACCGGCTGATGATGCGCGAGGGCGCGCGCGGACTGGCCAGGCACCTCGCAACGGTTTGA